In a single window of the Nicotiana tomentosiformis chromosome 10, ASM39032v3, whole genome shotgun sequence genome:
- the LOC138900282 gene encoding uncharacterized protein translates to MTDPNKHVTSYMCAIKGNDLEDDEIESVLLKEFGETLSNGSMKWYQNLPPNSIDSFAMLADSFVKARAGAIKVKTRKSDLFKVKQKDYEMLREFVSHFQMERMDLPPVVDDCVVQAFTQGLNIQSSVASHNLKQNLIEYSTVTWADIHNRYQSKIRVEDDQLGAHSESVYPVRTLDRVKRDIDREPRSNRDRYLPYNKDRMSSGSGAVPRKKRKTK, encoded by the coding sequence ATGACCGATCCAAACAAGCATGTAACTTCTTACatgtgtgccatcaaagggaacgacctgGAAGACGACGAGATTGAGTCTGTTCTACTAAAAGaattcggggaaaccctgtcaaatgGATCTATGAAATGGTATCaaaacttacctcctaattctatcgattcatttgctatgcttgcagactccttcgtgaaAGCACGTGCTGGTGCCATCAAAGTCAAAactaggaaatcagaccttttcaaagttaaACAGAAGGATTatgagatgctcagagaattcgtgtcccatttccaaatggaacgaatggatctgccgccAGTCGTTGATGATTGTGTTgtacaagctttcactcagggactcaatattcagagctcggtggcttcacacaACCTGAAGCAGAATCTGATAGAATACTCTACCGTTACCTGGGCAGATatacataatcggtatcaatcaaaaatcagagtcgaagatgaccaactcGGGGCCCACTCGGAgtctgtttatcccgtcagaaccctcgacagagtcaagagagacatcgatcgtgaaccaagatcaaacagagatcgatatctACCATATAATAAAGATCGAATGAGCAGTGGGTCCGGGGCGGTACCCCGTAAGAAACGAAAGACGAAATGA